A genomic window from Treponema maltophilum ATCC 51939 includes:
- a CDS encoding MiaB/RimO family radical SAM methylthiotransferase, which translates to MTEPAASVKSFYLDQHGCAKNQVDGELIISLLENKGWVRTERPESARVIIINSCGFIESAKKESLDALFSARKAYPDAKIILAGCLAERYADVFKRDLPEADAVFGNGDLSKLDFLMDVLEKGLRPVVKPEQKGVCCGERKAFLGFPSSAYVKITEGCNNRCSFCAIPLIRGVLRSRSADDIVDEIRGLRDRGIFEFNLIGQDLAAFGRDGVSAGDSANALYFQSPSPLSLLLQKISKIEGDFWLRLLYIHPDHFPLDILPVIQRDKRILPYFDLPFQAGDERIIRAMNRRGSPDSYLELLQKIRAALPDAVLRTTFLCGFPGETDEEAEHTLSFLEKLQPHWSGCFAYSREDDTPAALLTHRVPAKTVKERIRKMQNAQENITASLLSSYVGKVCSVLIEEVVGEGPGGRSETKAGSKNKAGSENKAGSERENADGHEAEAEERESDGLALGRCAFQAPEVDGICVVRFDKESKAAKDLVPGSVVSVRITGVRGVDVTGVLV; encoded by the coding sequence TTGACTGAACCGGCGGCTTCGGTAAAATCGTTTTATCTTGATCAGCACGGCTGTGCCAAAAATCAAGTTGACGGCGAACTTATTATTTCCCTGTTGGAAAACAAGGGCTGGGTGCGGACGGAACGGCCCGAGTCGGCCCGCGTTATTATAATCAATTCATGCGGATTTATAGAAAGCGCAAAAAAAGAATCGCTGGACGCGCTTTTTTCGGCGCGCAAAGCGTATCCGGACGCGAAGATTATTCTTGCCGGCTGTCTTGCCGAACGCTATGCCGACGTTTTTAAACGGGATTTACCCGAAGCCGATGCGGTGTTCGGGAACGGCGATTTGAGCAAACTCGATTTTTTGATGGATGTGCTCGAAAAAGGTTTGCGCCCCGTCGTAAAACCCGAACAAAAAGGCGTATGTTGCGGAGAGCGCAAAGCGTTTTTGGGCTTCCCTTCTTCGGCCTATGTTAAAATTACCGAAGGCTGCAATAACCGCTGTTCGTTTTGCGCGATTCCGCTCATACGCGGCGTTTTGCGCAGCCGCAGCGCCGACGACATTGTAGACGAAATACGAGGCCTGCGCGATCGCGGCATATTCGAATTCAATTTAATCGGTCAGGATTTGGCGGCCTTCGGCCGCGACGGAGTTTCGGCAGGCGATTCGGCGAATGCTTTGTATTTTCAAAGTCCGAGCCCCTTGAGCCTTTTGCTGCAAAAAATAAGCAAGATAGAAGGCGATTTTTGGCTGCGCCTTTTGTACATTCATCCCGACCACTTTCCTTTAGATATTTTACCGGTTATACAGCGCGACAAGCGTATTTTGCCGTACTTCGATCTTCCGTTTCAGGCCGGGGATGAACGCATTATTCGCGCGATGAACCGCAGGGGCAGCCCCGATTCGTATTTGGAATTGTTGCAAAAAATCCGCGCGGCGCTGCCGGATGCCGTGCTGCGCACAACCTTTTTGTGCGGCTTCCCCGGCGAAACGGACGAAGAAGCCGAACATACGCTTTCGTTTTTGGAAAAATTACAGCCGCATTGGTCGGGCTGTTTTGCCTACAGCCGCGAAGACGATACGCCTGCCGCCTTATTGACTCACCGGGTGCCGGCAAAAACCGTTAAAGAGCGTATCCGAAAAATGCAAAATGCTCAGGAAAACATAACGGCGTCCCTTTTGAGTTCTTATGTCGGAAAAGTGTGCAGCGTACTTATCGAAGAGGTTGTCGGCGAAGGCCCGGGCGGGCGCAGCGAAACTAAAGCCGGCAGCAAAAATAAAGCCGGCAGCGAAAATAAAGCCGGCAGCGAACGCGAAAATGCGGACGGACACGAAGCCGAAGCGGAAGAACGTGAAAGCGACGGTTTGGCGCTCGGCCGCTGCGCCTTCCAAGCGCCGGAAGTGGACGGCATATGCGTTGTGCGCTTCGACAAAGAAAGCAAGGCGGCAAAGGACCTTGTGCCCGGCTCGGTTGTTTCCGTGCGCATAACCGGCGTGCGCGGAGTAGACGTTACGGGAGTGCTCGTATGA
- a CDS encoding magnesium transporter CorA family protein, whose amino-acid sequence MITFWQQEKGKLVQRSEDELTPDLNKWVDARSVTREDIRILEEDYKIQQEHILDILDQDELSRIEREDDYTLIILRLPVFIADNDISYFTVPLGIILYPGTVITICWTDCEVLKDIAENRIRDLTLSDFPAFIVRILSRSDITFLRYLKEINRRSTTIQSQLERSIRNNELILLLNLEKSLVFFTTSLKSNQILLEKISKTRTLNLDEEDKDWLEDVAIDNRQAIEMADTYSDILSGMMDAFASVISNNLNIVMKRLTVISLIFMVPTFIVSFFGMNVPLPFSNSGWLGTAIISALCLLTGFIAQRLLSDRPDPPHHPKNRGKEKHKNRSGR is encoded by the coding sequence ATGATAACGTTTTGGCAGCAGGAAAAAGGAAAACTCGTTCAACGTTCCGAAGATGAACTTACGCCCGATCTTAATAAATGGGTGGACGCGCGTTCGGTAACCCGCGAAGACATCAGAATCCTCGAAGAAGATTATAAAATCCAACAGGAACACATTCTCGATATTCTCGACCAGGATGAATTGTCGCGCATTGAACGCGAAGACGATTACACGCTGATTATTTTGCGTTTGCCGGTTTTTATCGCCGACAACGATATAAGCTATTTTACGGTTCCGCTCGGCATTATTTTGTACCCGGGAACGGTTATCACCATTTGCTGGACGGACTGCGAAGTTTTAAAAGACATAGCCGAAAACCGCATACGCGATTTAACGCTTTCTGACTTTCCCGCCTTTATCGTACGCATTTTAAGCCGCTCGGACATCACCTTTTTGCGTTATCTGAAAGAAATAAACCGGCGCTCCACGACAATTCAAAGCCAGCTTGAGCGCTCGATCCGCAACAACGAATTGATTTTGCTTTTGAACCTTGAAAAATCGCTTGTGTTTTTTACGACTTCGCTTAAAAGCAATCAGATTTTGCTCGAAAAAATAAGCAAAACCCGCACGCTCAATTTGGACGAAGAAGACAAAGATTGGCTCGAAGACGTCGCCATAGACAACCGGCAGGCTATCGAAATGGCCGACACATACAGCGACATTCTTTCGGGCATGATGGATGCGTTCGCTTCGGTTATCTCAAACAACCTGAACATCGTCATGAAGCGCTTAACCGTTATTTCGCTCATTTTTATGGTTCCGACCTTTATCGTCAGTTTTTTCGGCATGAACGTTCCCCTGCCCTTTTCGAATTCGGGCTGGCTGGGAACGGCTATTATCAGTGCGCTGTGTTTGCTCACCGGCTTTATTGCGCAGCGATTGCTTTCCGACCGCCCCGATCCGCCGCACCATCCGAAAAACCGCGGCAAAGAAAAACATAAAAACAGGAGTGGGCGATGA
- a CDS encoding helix-turn-helix domain-containing protein, with protein sequence MESFGAILRKRREEKNIALDTVSRDTIISKQYLEALENENIDIFPGDTYVTGFLRNYSEYLGLDSAYLIKLFQGKRMQESPVPENLIIKRHINKKVLAAAVSLGVCLLALCTFLIVYYSVIKPNNKKYTAVDLKKENGQSYTVSTVPLQRRLYKKDTIIVPLAENPVVLTVDGTLNKLTLKTPIGVQYVELGEELEMDVDGSGRPDIVVFLSDISKDKEDAGAEVRMFAKAGNEIALADETANAGAVAVESGEALKDGTKYKLILQDNRAYPFTITASFRGVCLYRYKSDRNQSVENLLTSGDTLKVSAQSALRLWISNANTVKMQVTAEGKTYDLDIGRPGQVLVEDVRWIKEADGTYKLTVSEVD encoded by the coding sequence ATGGAAAGTTTCGGCGCGATTTTGCGCAAAAGAAGAGAAGAAAAAAATATCGCTTTGGATACCGTTTCGCGCGATACGATTATATCGAAGCAGTATTTGGAAGCATTGGAAAACGAAAATATCGATATTTTCCCCGGCGACACCTATGTAACGGGTTTTTTGCGCAACTACAGCGAATATTTGGGCTTGGACAGCGCGTACCTTATAAAGCTGTTTCAGGGCAAAAGGATGCAGGAATCTCCCGTTCCCGAAAATCTGATTATCAAACGGCACATAAACAAAAAAGTTTTGGCGGCCGCCGTTTCGCTCGGCGTGTGCCTGCTTGCGCTTTGTACGTTTTTAATCGTTTATTATTCGGTTATAAAACCGAATAATAAAAAATATACGGCGGTCGATTTAAAAAAAGAAAACGGGCAGTCTTATACCGTATCCACCGTGCCGCTGCAGCGCCGTCTGTACAAAAAAGATACGATTATCGTGCCGCTTGCCGAAAATCCCGTTGTGCTGACGGTGGACGGAACTTTAAATAAACTTACTTTAAAAACGCCGATCGGCGTTCAATACGTCGAATTGGGCGAAGAACTCGAAATGGATGTGGACGGTTCGGGAAGGCCCGATATCGTTGTATTTTTATCCGATATTTCCAAAGATAAAGAGGATGCCGGAGCCGAAGTGCGCATGTTTGCAAAAGCGGGAAATGAAATCGCGCTTGCCGATGAAACGGCAAATGCCGGAGCGGTTGCGGTCGAATCCGGCGAAGCGCTGAAAGACGGCACAAAGTATAAACTGATTTTGCAGGATAACCGCGCGTATCCGTTTACGATAACGGCAAGCTTCAGAGGCGTGTGTTTGTATCGTTACAAAAGCGACCGGAACCAAAGCGTCGAAAATCTTTTAACGTCGGGCGATACGCTTAAAGTGTCCGCTCAAAGCGCCTTGCGTTTGTGGATTTCGAATGCAAATACGGTAAAGATGCAGGTTACGGCCGAAGGCAAAACCTACGATTTGGACATCGGGCGCCCCGGCCAAGTGCTGGTTGAAGATGTCCGCTGGATAAAAGAAGCCGACGGCACATACAAACTGACGGTATCGGAAGTTGACTGA
- a CDS encoding Rpn family recombination-promoting nuclease/putative transposase, translating into MDFLPRHKSVEELTFTDDFMFGTIMKNKPICKGVLERLLHIKVGKIEYPSLQKTIAPFYESKGIRLDVYVAEPSRVFDIEIQTSAHPDLPKRTRYYQSLMDVDCLLRGQSYAELKESYVIFICTQDPFDKGLPVYTFENTCREESGLSLTDKTAKVFYNASAYGKEKDDELHALLRYLCEKQATSSFTQNIDALVETTKNNERFRSLYMSLNIHKDDLLMAGEKIGFEKGVHKGAYQKALETARILKQLGDSVQKIMQVTGLSKQEVETV; encoded by the coding sequence ATGGATTTTCTTCCCCGTCATAAAAGCGTAGAGGAGCTGACTTTTACCGATGATTTTATGTTCGGCACAATAATGAAAAACAAACCTATTTGTAAAGGCGTGCTTGAACGCTTACTGCATATCAAAGTCGGCAAGATTGAATACCCGTCTTTGCAAAAGACAATAGCCCCGTTTTACGAAAGCAAAGGCATTCGCCTCGACGTTTATGTCGCCGAGCCTTCCCGTGTATTCGATATCGAAATACAGACGTCCGCCCATCCCGACCTTCCAAAGCGCACACGGTACTATCAAAGCCTCATGGACGTAGATTGTTTACTGCGCGGTCAAAGTTATGCGGAACTCAAAGAGAGCTATGTTATCTTTATTTGTACACAGGATCCGTTTGATAAAGGACTTCCCGTATATACCTTTGAAAACACGTGTAGAGAAGAAAGCGGCCTTTCTCTTACAGACAAAACGGCAAAAGTGTTTTATAATGCGAGTGCATACGGTAAAGAAAAAGACGATGAATTGCATGCGCTGCTGCGGTATCTGTGCGAAAAACAGGCAACAAGCAGCTTTACGCAGAATATCGATGCGCTTGTTGAAACGACTAAAAACAATGAAAGGTTTAGGAGTTTGTATATGTCATTGAATATTCATAAAGATGACTTACTCATGGCCGGCGAGAAAATCGGCTTTGAAAAAGGTGTACACAAGGGTGCCTACCAAAAAGCGCTCGAAACAGCGCGTATTTTAAAGCAACTGGGTGACTCTGTCCAAAAAATAATGCAAGTTACCGGTCTCAGCAAACAAGAAGTGGAAACCGTTTAA
- a CDS encoding formylglycine-generating enzyme family protein, with amino-acid sequence MNERTTKSMKTIKSIKPQREFRAVRAACVIALFAVFFPAVFSGAHFAACSASLVFAQEGGQKGISDDIKNTMISLVKMAEKGDRFIIGENVQSVTAERRVKPFYINKYETTYSLWYEVRIKAENLLGYVFPNPGQEGSAGRRGREPSEDGRYQPVTNISWRDAIVWCNAFSELENRSPCYTYKGKVLRDASNAAEIDLAECDWNADGFRLPSETEWEYAARKIRGREGKQSFTAGNRVSGAAWDAESVQEAAQQARKRFFEHTEQKSGEQIILPYFLYPGTANVATAGSVLGPTSVSGSGKANASGIYDMSGNVLEFCWDWFGVYKADETDRPAGPVYGNDRVCRGGSWSPYAAFLYAADRYAYNPGEAYNYIGFRIAVGGK; translated from the coding sequence ATGAACGAGCGAACGACAAAATCGATGAAAACGATAAAATCGATAAAGCCTCAGCGGGAATTCCGCGCCGTGCGGGCGGCTTGCGTTATCGCTCTTTTTGCGGTATTTTTTCCCGCCGTATTTTCGGGTGCGCATTTTGCGGCATGTTCCGCTTCGCTTGTCTTTGCGCAGGAAGGTGGGCAAAAGGGCATTTCCGACGACATAAAAAACACGATGATTTCGCTCGTAAAAATGGCCGAAAAAGGAGACCGTTTTATCATCGGCGAAAACGTCCAGTCGGTAACGGCCGAGCGCCGCGTAAAACCTTTTTATATAAACAAATACGAAACAACTTATTCGTTGTGGTACGAAGTACGCATCAAAGCCGAAAATCTGTTGGGCTACGTGTTCCCAAACCCGGGTCAGGAAGGTTCGGCGGGAAGGCGCGGCCGCGAACCGTCCGAAGACGGCCGGTATCAGCCGGTAACGAATATCAGCTGGCGCGATGCGATCGTATGGTGCAATGCGTTCAGCGAATTGGAAAACCGCAGCCCCTGCTACACCTACAAAGGAAAGGTGCTGCGCGACGCTTCGAACGCCGCCGAAATCGATTTGGCCGAATGCGATTGGAACGCGGACGGATTCCGTCTTCCGAGCGAAACCGAATGGGAATACGCCGCGCGCAAAATACGGGGAAGAGAGGGTAAACAAAGCTTTACGGCCGGCAACCGCGTATCCGGCGCCGCATGGGATGCCGAAAGCGTGCAGGAAGCCGCACAACAAGCGCGCAAGCGCTTTTTTGAACACACCGAGCAAAAATCCGGCGAACAGATAATCCTGCCGTATTTTTTGTATCCGGGAACGGCAAACGTCGCAACGGCCGGGAGCGTGCTCGGCCCGACAAGCGTGAGCGGAAGCGGCAAAGCAAACGCCTCGGGCATATACGACATGAGCGGTAACGTGCTCGAGTTTTGCTGGGATTGGTTCGGCGTATACAAAGCCGACGAAACGGACAGACCGGCCGGTCCCGTATACGGAAACGACCGGGTATGCCGCGGCGGAAGCTGGAGCCCCTATGCGGCCTTTTTATACGCCGCCGACCGCTACGCGTACAATCCCGGCGAAGCGTACAATTATATTGGCTTCCGCATCGCCGTCGGCGGCAAATAA
- a CDS encoding metallophosphoesterase: MRFLVLSDIHGDTEKLEKLDDEFGRADAVLFAGDFARLSDPSSALGVLNTLIEKHDSLFCVLGNCDEKDFLTELENLDVSVEGDLVLRDGLAFGGAGGGLKFTGDTPFERTEEDLAGDLSIVGEKGDCGNVILLIHHPPYDTKLDVAGGGPHVGSKLSRAFIEKHKPLAVISGHIHESFAVDKLGPTVLMNPGAVADGRYGILEVEHDGKTDSWSVTKAELKTIPER; encoded by the coding sequence ATGCGGTTTCTTGTTTTATCGGATATTCACGGCGATACGGAAAAGCTTGAAAAGCTCGATGACGAATTCGGCCGGGCCGATGCGGTGCTGTTTGCCGGAGATTTTGCGCGTTTGAGCGATCCTTCGAGCGCGCTCGGCGTGCTGAATACGCTGATTGAAAAACACGACAGCTTGTTTTGCGTGCTGGGTAATTGCGATGAAAAAGATTTTTTAACCGAACTTGAAAATCTCGACGTATCGGTGGAAGGCGATTTGGTCCTGCGAGACGGACTTGCCTTCGGCGGTGCGGGCGGCGGTTTGAAATTCACCGGTGATACTCCCTTTGAACGCACGGAAGAAGATTTGGCAGGCGATTTAAGCATTGTCGGCGAAAAGGGCGATTGCGGCAACGTGATTTTGCTGATTCACCATCCGCCCTACGACACAAAGCTCGACGTCGCCGGCGGCGGCCCTCACGTCGGCTCAAAACTCTCTCGCGCCTTTATCGAAAAGCACAAACCCTTGGCCGTTATAAGCGGACATATTCACGAATCGTTTGCGGTCGACAAGCTCGGGCCGACCGTTTTGATGAATCCGGGCGCCGTTGCCGACGGCCGCTACGGTATTTTGGAAGTCGAACATGACGGCAAAACCGATTCGTGGTCGGTTACAAAGGCTGAACTCAAAACGATTCCGGAGAGATAA
- a CDS encoding LolA family protein, with the protein MKKIVFGAFCLLCIGALANAQTPILTAGAFFKTVSEKYAQIQDYEADMAIAAGKTRMQSRVSFKRPNLLRIDFSNPETQVIVFNGEQLTVYLPGQRSILSQSVESGRRENAANLATPDGLALMRRYYSIAYESGQEPVALDESTAGSASEEKVVKLLLSRKTLSEGFQTIKLAIDPSTLLIRRVEAVSAVSREVFKFDFSNYALNQNIPDTRFLYDAPSSANTYNNFLLTE; encoded by the coding sequence ATGAAGAAAATCGTTTTCGGCGCGTTTTGCCTGCTGTGTATCGGTGCGCTTGCAAACGCGCAAACACCGATATTGACCGCCGGCGCTTTTTTTAAAACGGTATCCGAAAAATATGCTCAAATACAGGATTATGAAGCCGATATGGCCATAGCGGCCGGCAAAACGCGGATGCAGTCGCGCGTATCGTTTAAGCGCCCCAATTTGCTGCGCATAGATTTTTCAAATCCGGAAACGCAGGTAATCGTGTTTAACGGCGAACAGTTGACCGTCTACCTTCCGGGGCAGCGCTCGATATTGAGCCAGTCCGTAGAATCCGGTCGCCGCGAAAATGCCGCAAATCTTGCGACCCCCGACGGACTTGCTTTAATGCGCAGATATTATTCGATAGCCTACGAATCGGGGCAGGAGCCGGTTGCGCTCGATGAAAGCACCGCCGGGAGCGCATCGGAAGAAAAGGTTGTAAAATTGCTTTTATCGCGTAAAACGCTTTCGGAAGGTTTTCAGACAATAAAACTTGCAATCGATCCTTCAACCCTGCTTATCCGCCGCGTCGAAGCGGTTTCCGCCGTCAGCAGAGAAGTATTCAAATTCGATTTTTCGAATTACGCGCTGAACCAGAATATTCCCGATACGCGCTTTTTGTACGACGCGCCTTCATCCGCCAATACGTATAATAACTTTTTGCTTACGGAATAA
- a CDS encoding pyridoxal phosphate-dependent aminotransferase: MFSRRLKNLSPYVPGEQLTDRDYIKLNANENPYPPCPDVLNDAASFLREHGERTALYPDPESVGLRRAIASMLNESGGVLNKAQPLPFSLTEDMIFCGNGSDEALSFVFYAFFDSDKPLLAPEYTYSFYPVYAGYYGIPLQRFALKDDWSIDTDAVLSLFEQPCGGFICANPNAPTGIALSIEQIEKILRAADGRFAVVIDEAYADFSEATALPLLQTYKNLIIVRTFSKSFAFAGMRLGFCVAHPDAIDALKKTKNSFNHFPVDALTQCAASSVCKNWRYYAGTCSRICSERDAFSRILQKAGWTVLPSRTNFVMVKKGGLEGKARLSGAQVYEALKTQGFLVRHFAGKATDDFVRITIGTQEHMRSLAAVMTKL; the protein is encoded by the coding sequence ATGTTTTCCCGGCGGCTTAAAAATCTGTCTCCCTATGTGCCCGGCGAGCAGCTTACGGATCGCGATTATATAAAACTGAACGCCAACGAAAATCCGTATCCGCCTTGTCCCGACGTGCTGAACGACGCGGCCTCTTTTTTGCGCGAACACGGAGAACGCACGGCGCTGTACCCCGACCCCGAATCGGTCGGTTTGCGGCGCGCAATCGCTTCGATGCTCAACGAATCCGGCGGCGTGTTGAATAAAGCGCAACCGCTTCCGTTCTCCCTTACCGAAGATATGATTTTTTGCGGCAACGGTTCCGACGAAGCGCTGTCGTTCGTTTTTTATGCGTTTTTTGATTCCGATAAACCGCTTTTGGCGCCCGAATATACGTACAGTTTTTATCCCGTCTACGCAGGCTACTACGGCATTCCGCTGCAACGTTTTGCGCTCAAAGACGATTGGTCGATCGATACGGACGCAGTGCTTTCGCTGTTCGAGCAGCCCTGCGGCGGTTTTATATGCGCGAATCCCAATGCGCCGACGGGCATCGCTTTATCGATTGAACAAATCGAAAAGATTCTTCGCGCCGCGGACGGCCGGTTTGCGGTCGTTATCGACGAAGCCTATGCCGATTTTTCCGAAGCGACTGCTTTGCCCTTGCTGCAAACATATAAAAATCTCATAATCGTGCGCACGTTTTCCAAATCGTTTGCCTTTGCCGGTATGCGTTTGGGTTTTTGTGTCGCGCACCCCGACGCAATCGATGCGCTGAAAAAAACAAAAAACAGTTTTAACCATTTTCCTGTCGATGCGCTTACCCAATGCGCCGCTTCTTCGGTGTGCAAAAACTGGCGCTATTATGCCGGCACTTGTTCGCGCATTTGCAGCGAACGGGACGCTTTCAGCCGTATTTTGCAAAAGGCGGGCTGGACGGTATTGCCTTCGCGGACAAATTTCGTTATGGTTAAAAAAGGCGGTCTTGAAGGGAAGGCGCGGCTTTCCGGCGCTCAAGTGTACGAAGCGCTGAAAACTCAAGGCTTTTTGGTGCGCCATTTTGCCGGAAAAGCGACGGACGACTTTGTGCGCATTACGATAGGAACGCAGGAGCACATGCGCTCGCTTGCGGCCGTAATGACAAAATTGTAG